DNA from Candidatus Micrarchaeia archaeon:
TAGAATATTCTTTTACAAATAAAGCGCCTTTTTTATTGCCAAGCGCTTTTTTCATTGTAATTAAATCCATTGCTTTATCCTCTACTTTTTTAGAGAAAAATCCAAGGCCGAAATCAATAACTGCTATTCCTTTTGAAGTTTGTATTAAATTAGCAGGAGTATAATCACCATGAATAATATCTAATGAATGTAATTTTATTAAAATTTCAGCAGATTCTTTAATTTGTTTTTCAGAGATTTTATAATCATAAAGCATTTTTCCATTTATTTTTTTTAAAATTATTTTATACTTAGAAATATTATAAATTATGGGACATAAAATTCCAGTTTCTTTTGCA
Protein-coding regions in this window:
- a CDS encoding KEOPS complex kinase/ATPase Bud32; the encoded protein is MQKFKGAEAIVYPINYFDLNALVKERIEKEYREKSLDEKLRTERTRQEAKLLSRAKETGILCPIIYNISKYKIILKKINGKMLYDYKISEKQIKESAEILIKLHSLDIIHGDYTPANLIQTSKGIAVIDFGLGFFSKKVEDKAMDLITMKKALGNKKGALFVKEYSNIGDKEIITRAEIIEKRVRYAER